Part of the Rhodothermales bacterium genome, TGAGGCCGGCGAGCAGGCACCCCATGTCGGCCACGCAAAACAGCGTATCGCTCTCCATGTACATCGCCACCCGATCGCCACGCTCGATGCCATAGTCGAGCAATCCCATCGCGACCTCCTCCACCTCGATCCGGAACGCATCGAGCGAAAGCGTCTCCCACGTCCCGGCGGTCCGACGCGCATACAGGTTCGGGTTCTCGTACCGGGCGCAGGCATCGTAGAGCAGATCGGGCAGCGTTTTCCCCAGAAGCGGCCCTTGCGTTTCCGCCACCCGGCGCCGGGTCGTGCGGGCAGGCTTGAGCTTGTCGGCTGTTTCGTTCATAATCGCCCTCGCGGGTTGGTTGTCGTGGCTTCCCCGGCCGTGCGTCGGCCTTACCCTGGAAGCGCTACCGGTACAGATACAAACGTTACACCGTGGTCACGGGAGACGGAACCCTCACCGCCCGAACCTGCTGGTGGACGATCGAATCGATAAACGCCTCGTGCGGGATGCCGACATCGACCCGCTGCGCCAGCAGCAGCGACACGGCCCCGTGCAGCGACGCCCATATCGCGCTCGCCGCCACGCGGATATCATCCACCTGAAACACCCCCTGACGCCTCCCCTCGCGGAGCACGTCGACCATAAAATCCAGATTTCGCCGCGCCCGCCGGTACATGTCTTTCGGAAACCGCGCGTTGCGCTCGGGGTGGAGCAGAAACATGATCTCGTAATATTCCGGCCAGCGCAGTCCGAACCGGATGTACCGCGCGCAAAGCTCCTGGAACTGCGCGTCCACGTCGCCGGCGGCAGCCTGCCATGCCGCGCCGAGATCCTCGTAGAGCAACGCCATGCCCTCGTCGATCAGCGCATTAAACAGGGCTTCCTTGTTCTCGAAGTACAGGTAGATGCTGGTGGCGCTGTACCCGATGGAACGCGCGATATTGCGCATGGACAGCCCGGCGTATCCTCCCCGGTGGAGCAATACGCGCGCGGCGTCCAGGATGGACCGCCGGAAATGGGCCTTATCGGTTCGTCTCTCGTCCATGCGTCAGATTAACAGTGTTAACCCTAAAAATCAACGGCACGGACATCCAACCGTTCCCGGACATGACCCGTTCATCGCTCGGCCAGCGCGAAAAAATCCGGGGCCCTGCTGAAATGCGCCCATCCACCGGGCCGCTTCATCCCGCCGGCAGGCTGAACCAGAACGTCGCCCCCTTCCCGGGCTCGCTTTCCACCCCGACGCGTCCCCCGTGCGCCTCCACCAGTTGCTTGACGATGTACAGCCCCAGACCCGTAGAATGCTCGCCGCGCGTCGGTTTCGCACTGAGTCGCTGCATCTTGCCGAAGACCTTCTGCTTGTCCTCCTCCGTGAGGCCGGGACCCTCATCCCGCACCGAGACCCGGATGACCGGAGGGGTATCCGACGCCGCGCCACGGGCGATCTCAATCCAGACGTTGCGCTGGGGGGGACTGTATTTTATAGCGTTGGATACGTAGTTGTCCAGCACGCGCTGGATCGAGACTTCGTCTACTTCGACGAGGATGGGCTCCTCGATATCGGCATGGAGTGAAATGCCCTTGTCGACGGCCTGCTTCGTGTTCCATCGAACCACCGATGTTATGATGCCCCCCAGGTCGACCCGGGCTTTTCGAAGTTGCAATTCCTCGCCCTCGCGATGCCTGTCCAGCAGATCCTTGATGATCTGGAGCACCCGTTCTGCCTCATCTTTCAACAGGGGAAGATTGTCCTCCACCGATTCGTACGCCAGGCTGGCGTCCGCCCTCGCGTCTTCCAGGATCATCTCCGCCAGGCCAATGATTCCCCCGAGGGGGTTTTTGAGGTCATGCGCCGTGATCCCCAGAATCTCCTTGTTGGCTTCCAGCGCCTGATGGAGTTGATCGGTACGCTCTTCCAGCGCATGGTTGGTGTTCAGGAGGTTTTCGTTGACCGTCTGAACCTCCTCATACGCGGCTTCGAGCGATACAACAACCTCCTCGAGCGATCGCTTCTGGGCGTTAATTTCGGCGGTTTGTTCGTCGACCAGCCGGCCCAGCATGCGGTTTCGCGCAGCCAGACGGCGTGTCTGCAAGTGGACGCCGAAGCGCACCCCTCCAGCCAGCATAACGCCGCCCGCCCGGATCCAGAGCGCGTAGGCCCATCCGGTACGATACCAGGGCGGCCGCACCGTGATGCGA contains:
- a CDS encoding TetR/AcrR family transcriptional regulator, which encodes MDERRTDKAHFRRSILDAARVLLHRGGYAGLSMRNIARSIGYSATSIYLYFENKEALFNALIDEGMALLYEDLGAAWQAAAGDVDAQFQELCARYIRFGLRWPEYYEIMFLLHPERNARFPKDMYRRARRNLDFMVDVLREGRRQGVFQVDDIRVAASAIWASLHGAVSLLLAQRVDVGIPHEAFIDSIVHQQVRAVRVPSPVTTV
- a CDS encoding HAMP domain-containing sensor histidine kinase; this translates as RITVRPPWYRTGWAYALWIRAGGVMLAGGVRFGVHLQTRRLAARNRMLGRLVDEQTAEINAQKRSLEEVVVSLEAAYEEVQTVNENLLNTNHALEERTDQLHQALEANKEILGITAHDLKNPLGGIIGLAEMILEDARADASLAYESVEDNLPLLKDEAERVLQIIKDLLDRHREGEELQLRKARVDLGGIITSVVRWNTKQAVDKGISLHADIEEPILVEVDEVSIQRVLDNYVSNAIKYSPPQRNVWIEIARGAASDTPPVIRVSVRDEGPGLTEEDKQKVFGKMQRLSAKPTRGEHSTGLGLYIVKQLVEAHGGRVGVESEPGKGATFWFSLPAG